The Halorientalis sp. IM1011 genome window below encodes:
- a CDS encoding CBS domain-containing protein: MDIQEIISQEFVAHSPDTRVSKLVGTFEDPDVTGVIVEGDEFEGVVTRRQLATSRRPPTEKLGSLAWSVPRLRPDEDVQKVAQLMIDSDAQLLPVFEGQELVGVVTADAILDAVQPSLDAATVAEATTRDLITLAPDTPVREAIHRFREDRIAHLPVVDDGTAVGILSLFDVTDLTVQRPGTSQGGNTSGTPSVGGSLDYSAGRTRSGGFGSREGEREGVLDLPVRDVMVSPVRTIHPEATLETAVAEMFEIGGSSLVVTENGQPYGILTKTDVLDALTWEAGGNRAVQISGSDLIEDVSYEDIADMIEGFDERDRGMNVLDARIHFHEHDEKRRGTPLLLARIRLHTDRGLYMASGEGYGAKQALNEARDVLERRIRDEKTRGRTKKHPDEAFWERRFGWLLEE, from the coding sequence ATGGACATTCAAGAGATCATCTCTCAGGAGTTCGTAGCGCACAGTCCCGACACACGAGTCTCGAAGCTCGTCGGGACCTTCGAAGATCCCGACGTGACGGGGGTGATCGTCGAGGGCGACGAGTTCGAGGGTGTCGTCACGCGCCGCCAACTCGCCACGTCCCGCCGGCCGCCAACGGAAAAACTCGGCTCGCTGGCCTGGTCGGTCCCACGGCTCAGACCCGACGAGGACGTCCAAAAAGTCGCCCAGCTTATGATCGACAGCGACGCACAGCTCCTGCCCGTCTTCGAGGGACAGGAACTCGTCGGTGTGGTCACTGCGGACGCCATCCTCGACGCGGTTCAGCCCTCGCTCGACGCGGCGACGGTGGCCGAGGCCACGACCCGTGACCTGATCACGCTCGCCCCGGACACCCCGGTCCGTGAGGCCATCCACCGCTTCCGAGAGGACCGGATCGCCCACTTGCCCGTCGTCGACGACGGGACAGCTGTCGGCATCCTGAGTCTCTTCGACGTGACCGACCTGACGGTCCAGCGCCCGGGGACGAGTCAGGGTGGAAACACGAGCGGGACCCCCAGCGTCGGTGGCTCGCTCGACTACAGCGCCGGCCGCACCCGCAGCGGCGGGTTCGGCTCCCGCGAGGGCGAGCGCGAGGGGGTACTCGACCTCCCCGTTCGGGACGTGATGGTCTCGCCGGTCCGGACGATCCACCCCGAGGCGACGCTCGAAACCGCCGTCGCCGAGATGTTCGAGATCGGCGGCTCCTCGCTGGTCGTCACCGAGAACGGCCAGCCCTACGGCATCCTGACCAAAACGGACGTGCTAGACGCGCTCACGTGGGAGGCCGGCGGCAACCGAGCCGTCCAGATCTCCGGCTCCGACCTGATCGAGGACGTGAGCTACGAGGATATCGCCGACATGATCGAGGGGTTCGACGAGCGCGACCGGGGCATGAACGTCCTCGACGCGCGGATCCACTTCCACGAACACGACGAGAAACGCCGGGGGACGCCGCTGCTGCTCGCGCGCATCCGCCTGCACACCGACCGCGGGCTCTACATGGCCTCCGGCGAAGGCTACGGTGCAAAGCAGGCCCTCAACGAGGCCCGTGACGTGCTGGAGCGGCGCATCCGCGACGAGAAAACCCGCGGTCGAACCAAGAAACACCCCGACGAGGCGTTCTGGGAGCGCCGCTTCGGCTGGCTGCTCGAAGAGTGA
- a CDS encoding dolichyl-phosphate hexose transferase, translated as MSLQQARAETERFTFDDLSVVMGTYNEEAAIGTVLDDIDDATGGRAEVVCVDGSDDRTPEIARDHGARVIEQEPQGYGVAVEAALQAAERPVVVTTDCDDTYPMERLPDFLDRINEGYDVVSGDRLYHGADTMPTFNRFGNHAFAALASVLLGERVHDTTTGMRAYRSEVIEKIDWTENTGLSAELLIRPLMREYDVCEVPIEYSERAGETKLDPISGGYAIARSILEVGIEERLR; from the coding sequence ATGAGTCTACAGCAGGCACGAGCGGAGACAGAGCGATTCACGTTCGACGATCTGAGTGTCGTCATGGGGACGTACAACGAGGAAGCGGCGATCGGGACGGTGCTCGACGACATCGACGACGCGACCGGTGGTCGGGCGGAGGTCGTCTGTGTCGATGGGTCCGACGACCGGACGCCGGAGATCGCCCGCGACCACGGGGCTCGCGTCATCGAGCAGGAACCCCAGGGCTACGGCGTGGCGGTCGAGGCGGCGCTGCAGGCCGCGGAGAGACCGGTCGTCGTCACGACGGACTGTGACGACACCTACCCGATGGAGCGGTTGCCCGACTTCCTCGACCGGATCAACGAGGGCTACGACGTGGTCAGCGGCGACCGGCTCTACCACGGGGCCGACACCATGCCCACGTTCAACCGATTCGGGAACCACGCCTTCGCCGCGCTGGCGAGTGTCCTGCTCGGCGAGCGGGTCCACGACACGACCACCGGAATGAGAGCGTACCGGAGCGAAGTGATCGAGAAGATCGACTGGACCGAGAACACCGGCCTGTCGGCCGAACTGCTCATCAGACCCCTCATGCGGGAGTACGACGTGTGCGAGGTCCCCATCGAGTACAGCGAGCGCGCGGGCGAGACGAAACTCGATCCCATCAGCGGCGGCTACGCCATCGCCAGATCCATCCTCGAAGTCGGGATCGAAGAACGACTGCGCTGA
- a CDS encoding gluconate 2-dehydrogenase subunit 3 family protein, producing the protein MELTRRDAVAALGALGVAGGAAALSQSDDGDGKTDERATTPTESDDDRASLSDHDLTTAVAVAESIYPSAVENVEGFVTDFLRGRVADDPERATDIGETVDYLDGYVSTWYDVDAFVSLPPETRTEVFSDMNADTVDPEPDGGDVQRVRYYLINDLLFALYASPTGGELVGIENPQGHPGGTTSYQRGPQSETEN; encoded by the coding sequence ATGGAACTGACCCGACGAGACGCCGTGGCCGCGCTTGGAGCCCTCGGCGTCGCTGGCGGCGCGGCGGCGCTGTCACAGTCGGACGACGGGGACGGGAAAACCGACGAGCGAGCGACGACGCCGACCGAATCTGACGACGATCGGGCGTCCCTCTCGGATCACGACCTCACGACCGCGGTGGCGGTCGCCGAGTCGATCTACCCGTCGGCCGTGGAGAACGTCGAGGGGTTCGTGACCGACTTCCTGCGCGGGCGCGTGGCCGACGACCCCGAGCGGGCCACGGATATCGGCGAGACCGTCGACTACCTCGACGGCTACGTGTCGACGTGGTACGACGTGGATGCGTTCGTCTCGCTCCCACCCGAAACCCGGACCGAGGTGTTCTCGGACATGAACGCGGACACGGTGGACCCCGAACCCGACGGGGGAGACGTCCAGCGCGTGCGTTACTACCTGATAAACGACCTGCTCTTCGCTCTCTATGCCTCCCCGACGGGCGGCGAACTCGTCGGCATCGAGAACCCGCAGGGCCACCCGGGCGGAACGACCAGCTACCAGCGGGGACCACAGTCCGAAACCGAAAATTAG
- a CDS encoding glycosyltransferase family 39 protein, whose protein sequence is MAAGSDVRSRTWRIGVVALAAVAAIAVWILATRLFPYHSLNHDEGVYLQQAAMLLDGQLFLSPPVEGVFRPWFFVEDARGLYSKYAPVVPALFAVGKLFGGARLALAGIAAANVALVALVVRELFDRRTGLVAAVFVLASPLFLLDSAVFLPYAPTTMLNLAFLYAYLRGDRTGDYRWAGAAGAAVGLAFFARPYTAVLFAAPVIGHALWTLYRDRRDALPRQVVTAAVGLAGVVLTLGYNAVMTGSPLVFPYQAFAPEDGLGLGHREILGHEVEYTLELALEANALVLEQVTTTWVAGGLLGTAVALGGIAVAVRRGLSARQGILVGQIGTIAAGNVFFWGNFNILGVLDRAGDGLIASHGPYYHFDLLLPFGAFAAVGALAILRGVRRLADERLDPRGVQIAVVAVILVGAGVLGGVTVANADRPVSMNERATETYAGAYEPFEEQSLDGGLVFLPTPYGDWLNHPFQPLRNDPGFDGETVYAMDERPFAVVDAYPDRSLYRYALRGGWEPYSGSPRGSRIQRVDHAAGESVTMNATVGLPSTYRSVSATLTADEESVTVGARNATDSATARIRFADDGVRLVGPGWRSHEPIQYDDREDVSLTLFVDSGPGASFSYRFETPVRRDDGRVRALTPRIERCVAIGECGGDAGYVPDLAPDWATVRTDLTTGEGNG, encoded by the coding sequence ATGGCCGCCGGGAGTGACGTTCGGTCGCGGACGTGGCGGATCGGCGTCGTCGCGCTCGCAGCCGTCGCCGCTATCGCAGTCTGGATTCTCGCCACCCGTCTGTTTCCGTACCACTCGCTGAACCACGACGAGGGGGTCTACCTCCAGCAGGCGGCGATGTTGCTCGACGGACAGCTGTTTCTCTCCCCACCCGTCGAAGGCGTCTTTCGACCCTGGTTCTTCGTCGAGGACGCCCGCGGGCTCTACTCCAAGTACGCACCGGTAGTGCCTGCGCTGTTCGCCGTCGGGAAGCTGTTCGGTGGGGCGCGGCTCGCACTCGCCGGGATCGCCGCCGCGAACGTCGCGCTGGTCGCGCTGGTCGTCCGGGAACTGTTCGACCGCCGGACCGGCCTCGTCGCTGCCGTGTTCGTCCTCGCGTCCCCACTGTTCCTGCTCGACTCGGCGGTGTTCCTGCCGTACGCACCGACGACGATGCTGAACCTCGCCTTCCTCTACGCGTACCTCCGGGGAGATCGGACCGGGGACTACCGCTGGGCCGGGGCGGCCGGCGCGGCCGTCGGACTGGCCTTCTTCGCGCGGCCGTACACCGCGGTGCTGTTCGCGGCCCCCGTGATCGGGCACGCGCTGTGGACGCTCTACCGCGACCGCCGCGATGCCCTCCCGCGACAGGTCGTCACCGCGGCGGTCGGACTGGCTGGCGTCGTGCTCACGCTAGGGTACAACGCCGTGATGACCGGATCGCCGCTCGTCTTCCCGTATCAGGCGTTCGCGCCGGAAGACGGGCTCGGCCTCGGCCATCGCGAGATACTCGGCCACGAGGTGGAGTACACGCTCGAACTCGCGCTAGAGGCGAACGCGCTGGTGCTCGAACAGGTGACCACCACCTGGGTGGCGGGCGGGTTGCTCGGGACTGCAGTGGCCCTCGGCGGAATCGCCGTCGCCGTTCGGCGCGGACTCTCGGCACGACAGGGGATCCTCGTCGGACAGATCGGAACGATCGCCGCGGGGAACGTCTTCTTCTGGGGCAACTTCAACATCCTGGGCGTGCTCGACCGGGCCGGTGACGGGCTGATCGCCTCGCACGGCCCCTACTACCACTTCGACCTGCTCCTGCCGTTCGGCGCCTTCGCGGCCGTCGGTGCGCTGGCGATCCTCCGGGGCGTCCGCCGACTGGCCGACGAGCGCCTCGACCCACGAGGGGTGCAGATTGCGGTCGTGGCCGTGATCCTCGTGGGCGCGGGGGTACTGGGTGGCGTAACGGTGGCCAACGCCGATCGCCCCGTGTCGATGAACGAGCGAGCGACCGAGACGTACGCGGGGGCGTACGAACCCTTCGAGGAGCAGTCGCTCGACGGCGGACTCGTCTTCCTGCCGACGCCGTACGGTGACTGGCTGAATCATCCGTTCCAGCCGCTCCGGAACGACCCGGGATTCGACGGGGAGACGGTGTACGCCATGGACGAACGCCCCTTCGCGGTCGTGGACGCCTACCCCGACCGGTCGCTGTATCGCTATGCTCTCCGCGGTGGGTGGGAACCGTACAGCGGTTCGCCCCGTGGCTCGCGAATCCAGCGCGTCGATCACGCCGCCGGCGAGTCGGTCACGATGAACGCGACCGTCGGCCTCCCGTCGACGTACCGATCGGTGTCGGCGACCCTCACCGCCGACGAGGAGAGCGTAACCGTCGGCGCGCGCAACGCGACCGACTCCGCCACCGCCCGCATCCGCTTCGCCGACGACGGCGTCCGACTCGTCGGCCCGGGCTGGCGGTCTCACGAGCCGATCCAGTACGACGACAGGGAGGACGTGTCGCTGACGCTGTTCGTCGACAGCGGCCCCGGTGCGAGCTTCAGTTACCGGTTCGAGACACCAGTCCGCCGCGACGACGGTCGCGTCCGCGCGCTCACGCCCCGGATCGAACGCTGCGTCGCCATCGGCGAGTGCGGCGGGGACGCCGGCTACGTGCCCGACCTCGCGCCCGACTGGGCGACGGTCCGAACCGACCTGACGACCGGAGAGGGGAACGGATAA
- a CDS encoding ABC transporter ATP-binding protein: MNDSTQTTTQTETERVVTATRDGQSEEAILELDDVTRTFGDERAVADFSLSVHEGELLTLLGPSGCGKTTTLRLLAGLIRPDSGTIAVDGDVVAGNGRFVEPDKRDVGLVFQDYALFPHLSVGENIAYGIDDWDSEATEARVEELLELVGLADYRDASPDDLSGGQQQRIALARSLAPEPDVLLLDEPFSNLDVSLRKQMREEVRRILKETGVTALSVTHDQEEALSISDRVAVMSEGHIEQVGRPEVVFQQPESRFVAEFLGQAGFVSGRLDEHTIETGLGALDTDMIQGLGPEYDGADIDVLARPDDLRAIPAEDSDGDGVIVEREYTGPSFVYTVELDSGDVVYCEHNHSDHLDLDRRVRVDLVSDHRLAWFPTESDGRRE; encoded by the coding sequence ATGAACGATTCGACACAGACCACGACACAGACGGAGACGGAACGGGTCGTAACGGCGACCCGGGATGGACAGTCCGAGGAGGCGATCCTCGAACTCGACGACGTGACGCGGACGTTCGGCGACGAACGTGCCGTCGCCGACTTCTCGCTGTCTGTCCACGAGGGGGAACTGCTGACACTTCTCGGCCCGTCTGGCTGTGGCAAGACCACGACGCTTCGCCTGCTGGCCGGTCTCATCCGCCCCGACAGCGGGACCATCGCCGTCGACGGCGACGTCGTCGCCGGTAACGGCCGGTTCGTCGAACCGGACAAACGCGACGTGGGGCTGGTCTTCCAGGATTACGCACTCTTCCCCCACCTCTCGGTCGGCGAGAACATCGCCTACGGCATCGACGACTGGGACAGCGAGGCGACCGAGGCGCGGGTAGAGGAACTGCTCGAACTGGTCGGCCTGGCCGACTACCGGGACGCGAGCCCCGACGACCTCTCTGGCGGCCAGCAACAGCGGATCGCGCTGGCGCGCTCGCTGGCTCCCGAACCGGACGTCCTCCTGCTCGACGAACCGTTCTCGAACCTCGACGTCTCCCTGCGCAAGCAGATGCGCGAGGAGGTGCGACGTATCCTGAAAGAGACAGGCGTCACCGCCCTCTCGGTCACTCACGACCAGGAGGAAGCCCTCTCCATCAGCGACCGGGTTGCCGTCATGTCCGAGGGCCACATCGAACAGGTCGGTCGGCCGGAGGTCGTCTTCCAGCAGCCCGAATCCCGGTTCGTCGCGGAGTTCCTCGGCCAGGCCGGTTTCGTCTCCGGCCGCCTCGACGAACACACCATCGAGACGGGGCTGGGGGCACTCGACACCGACATGATCCAGGGGCTCGGGCCGGAGTACGACGGAGCCGATATCGACGTGCTGGCCCGGCCCGACGACCTGCGAGCGATTCCGGCCGAGGACAGCGACGGCGACGGCGTGATCGTCGAACGCGAGTACACCGGCCCCTCGTTCGTCTACACCGTCGAACTCGACTCCGGCGACGTGGTCTACTGCGAACACAACCACTCCGACCACCTCGATCTGGATCGGCGGGTCCGCGTCGATCTCGTCTCCGACCACCGGCTCGCCTGGTTCCCCACCGAGAGCGATGGCCGCCGGGAGTGA
- a CDS encoding ABC transporter permease, with translation MSGKSADRSSTIDTGLTLLAAAIAAILVVPIAWLAVDAAGLGWAAVELAVESRTTAVLVRSLALVAVVTGASIVLGVALALLTVQGDLPFERFWTILCALPLAVPSYLGAFAFVSAFGPNGTLADLLAPIGVESLPSVYGFAGAAFVLTLYTYPYVFLTTRASLLSLDGTLVEAGQTLNSGRWEALKRVTIPQILPGIAAGSLLVALYTLADFGTPNIMRVEVFTQFIYAQYNAFARDYAVVLSLQLLAVTAVILAIESRIGADESGAYESGGNRGAVALDLGAWRYPALLVPVAVFALAILVPIGIFGMWLTRGGPGYQAGQIAFSWEYAWNSTNLALLAAVASVIVALPIAIASARSDSRLAALADRVSYVGYATPGIVLAIALLAFSLDLLPTLTDLTGVDVVGLFYKTIPMLVFAYVVRFMPQAIGSIRTSTLQVDRELVEAAQTLGRSRLRAFRSVTLPLILPGVAAGAALVFLTTMKELPATLMLRPLGFDTLVTYIWTVEEAGFYGQAAVPALILVVVSGLSMAVILSQERGDSS, from the coding sequence ATGAGCGGCAAGTCCGCAGACAGGTCCTCCACTATCGATACCGGCCTGACGTTGCTCGCTGCGGCCATCGCCGCCATCCTCGTCGTCCCCATCGCGTGGCTCGCCGTCGATGCGGCGGGGCTTGGGTGGGCGGCGGTCGAACTCGCAGTCGAGTCCCGAACGACCGCGGTGCTAGTACGGAGCCTCGCCCTCGTGGCGGTCGTAACGGGTGCGAGCATCGTGTTGGGCGTGGCGCTCGCGCTGTTGACTGTGCAGGGTGACCTGCCCTTCGAACGGTTCTGGACGATCCTCTGTGCGCTGCCGCTCGCGGTCCCCAGCTACCTCGGTGCCTTCGCGTTCGTCTCGGCGTTCGGCCCGAACGGGACACTCGCCGATCTGTTGGCCCCCATCGGCGTCGAATCGCTCCCCTCCGTGTACGGTTTCGCGGGCGCCGCGTTCGTGTTGACGCTGTACACCTACCCCTACGTCTTCCTGACGACGCGGGCGTCGCTGCTCTCGCTCGACGGGACGCTCGTCGAGGCAGGGCAGACGCTCAACTCCGGTCGCTGGGAGGCGCTCAAGCGGGTCACCATACCGCAGATACTCCCCGGGATCGCCGCGGGGTCGCTGCTCGTGGCGCTGTATACGCTGGCGGACTTCGGGACGCCAAACATCATGCGCGTGGAGGTGTTCACGCAGTTCATCTACGCGCAGTACAACGCCTTCGCCCGGGACTACGCGGTGGTCCTCTCGCTGCAGTTGCTGGCCGTCACCGCCGTCATCCTCGCTATCGAGTCCCGCATCGGTGCCGACGAGTCCGGTGCCTACGAGAGCGGGGGCAATCGCGGAGCGGTCGCCCTGGATCTGGGTGCCTGGCGGTACCCCGCACTGCTGGTCCCGGTCGCCGTCTTCGCGCTCGCGATCCTCGTGCCGATCGGTATCTTCGGCATGTGGCTCACGCGGGGCGGCCCTGGGTACCAGGCCGGACAGATCGCGTTCTCCTGGGAGTACGCCTGGAACTCGACGAATCTGGCGCTGCTGGCCGCCGTAGCCTCCGTGATCGTTGCCTTACCGATCGCCATCGCGTCGGCCCGGTCGGACTCCCGACTGGCGGCGCTGGCCGACCGCGTGTCCTACGTCGGGTACGCGACGCCGGGCATCGTGCTGGCCATCGCCCTGCTCGCGTTCAGTCTCGACCTGTTGCCGACTCTCACGGATCTGACGGGCGTCGACGTGGTAGGGCTCTTCTACAAGACGATCCCGATGCTCGTGTTCGCGTACGTCGTCCGGTTCATGCCCCAGGCGATCGGGTCGATCCGAACCTCGACGCTCCAGGTCGACCGGGAACTGGTCGAGGCGGCACAGACGCTCGGTCGGTCGCGATTGCGCGCCTTCCGGTCGGTGACGCTCCCGCTGATTCTCCCGGGGGTCGCCGCCGGTGCGGCGCTGGTCTTTCTGACGACGATGAAGGAGTTGCCGGCCACGCTGATGCTCCGCCCGCTGGGGTTCGATACGCTCGTCACGTACATCTGGACGGTCGAGGAGGCGGGCTTCTACGGACAGGCGGCTGTGCCGGCCCTGATCCTCGTCGTCGTCTCCGGCCTCTCGATGGCCGTCATCCTCTCACAGGAACGCGGTGACTCATCATGA
- a CDS encoding extracellular solute-binding protein, giving the protein MEDDGNSHGRTVSRRRLLQGGAVVGTASVAGCFGLLSDGDGNSTPGNANVTDFRGQGPLVEGDFRGSGRVAQGRPYPGGTSINDLPDLSGSLALYIGGGEGGLYMDLIDKLETIYPDFSVKPRSNDSTSLAQSIVDEANSGVDRGDVFWSIDASSLGYVANNDAYEPLSDEAVAPVGNAQFVGDDNAWAGVAGRARAIPYNTNQLSESDIPNKVQEFPETSALQGTMGWAPTYGAFKSFVTAMRLIRGDEATRQWLVDMREAGTQRYGNEYAVSQNVADGSLAAGFANHYYSIRVKNQRPDAPLDLAFTEGDAGALVNVSGAMKIKGTDKGDLVDNFVRHLLSAEAQEFFATVSFSYPMIEGVEPVTDLPTVDELSPPDIDLAKLSNVQETTDLMESANVSP; this is encoded by the coding sequence ATGGAAGACGACGGAAACTCTCACGGACGGACCGTTTCACGCCGCCGCCTCCTGCAGGGCGGGGCGGTAGTCGGGACCGCGTCGGTCGCGGGCTGTTTCGGGTTGCTAAGTGACGGCGACGGGAACTCCACGCCCGGGAACGCGAACGTCACGGACTTCCGTGGGCAGGGCCCGCTCGTCGAGGGCGATTTCCGCGGGTCCGGACGGGTGGCACAGGGCCGGCCCTACCCAGGTGGGACGTCGATCAACGACCTCCCGGATCTCTCCGGCTCGCTCGCGCTCTACATCGGCGGTGGCGAGGGCGGCCTCTACATGGACCTGATCGACAAGCTCGAGACGATCTATCCCGATTTCTCGGTCAAGCCACGGAGCAACGACTCGACGTCGCTCGCCCAGAGCATCGTTGACGAGGCGAACTCGGGCGTCGATCGGGGCGACGTGTTCTGGTCGATCGACGCCAGTTCGCTGGGCTACGTCGCGAACAACGACGCGTACGAGCCACTCTCCGACGAGGCGGTCGCGCCCGTCGGAAACGCCCAGTTCGTCGGTGACGACAACGCCTGGGCGGGCGTCGCGGGTCGCGCGCGAGCCATCCCGTACAACACGAACCAGCTGAGCGAGTCGGACATTCCGAACAAAGTCCAGGAGTTCCCGGAGACGAGCGCCCTGCAGGGGACGATGGGCTGGGCCCCGACCTACGGGGCGTTCAAGTCCTTCGTGACCGCGATGCGGCTCATCCGCGGCGACGAGGCGACCCGCCAGTGGCTGGTCGACATGCGCGAGGCCGGCACTCAACGCTACGGCAACGAGTATGCTGTCTCGCAGAACGTCGCCGACGGGTCGCTGGCGGCCGGGTTCGCGAACCACTACTACTCGATCCGGGTCAAGAACCAGCGCCCCGACGCGCCGCTGGACCTGGCGTTCACCGAGGGCGACGCCGGCGCGCTCGTCAACGTCTCCGGCGCGATGAAGATCAAGGGCACCGACAAGGGCGACCTGGTCGACAACTTCGTGCGCCACCTGCTCTCGGCGGAGGCCCAGGAGTTCTTCGCGACGGTGAGTTTCTCGTATCCGATGATCGAGGGTGTCGAACCTGTCACGGACCTGCCGACGGTCGACGAACTCAGCCCGCCGGACATCGACCTGGCGAAGCTATCGAACGTGCAAGAGACCACCGACCTGATGGAGTCAGCTAACGTCTCCCCATGA
- a CDS encoding alpha-1 4-glucan-protein synthase, which yields MSADVCVIVPTIREFECMRTYFENAREHGFDLDRLHVALVTEDFCDTDEMQAMLDDEGVEGRVFDGTAREEWFEEQGVDEYAHLIPEASHAQTSFGLLYMWANDFEYGFFIDDDTLPHPDFDWFGTHFDNLAFEGTVESIGSDEDWVNVLYQNVDEHGLYPRGYPYSAMDEEIEVGEAEVEDVVASQGLWTNVPDLDAVRILMDGDLQGQAQTRTSTDDYEGNFVAERENYLTVCSMNLAFRREVIPAFYQLPMDENEWDVGRFDDIWSGLFLKRACDVLDKRIINGYPLCEHNKAPRSTFSDLNNEVPGLELNEHVWEIIDEVGDDADSYAGVFAAMADAMAEGDFDYENAAFINYCGEFMRDWLSCLEGLRPGSVSEHAPTSADD from the coding sequence ATGAGTGCTGACGTTTGCGTAATCGTGCCGACGATCCGGGAGTTCGAGTGCATGCGGACGTATTTCGAGAACGCGCGCGAGCACGGGTTCGATCTGGACCGGTTGCACGTCGCGCTGGTCACGGAGGACTTCTGTGACACCGACGAGATGCAGGCGATGCTCGACGACGAAGGGGTCGAGGGCCGCGTCTTCGACGGGACCGCCCGCGAGGAGTGGTTCGAGGAGCAGGGCGTCGACGAGTACGCCCACCTGATCCCCGAGGCCAGCCACGCCCAGACGAGTTTCGGCCTCCTGTACATGTGGGCCAACGACTTCGAGTACGGCTTCTTCATCGACGACGACACGCTCCCCCACCCGGACTTCGACTGGTTCGGGACCCACTTCGACAATCTCGCCTTCGAGGGCACCGTCGAGTCGATCGGGTCCGACGAGGACTGGGTGAACGTCCTCTACCAGAACGTCGACGAACACGGGCTCTACCCGCGTGGGTACCCCTACAGCGCGATGGACGAGGAGATCGAGGTCGGCGAGGCCGAGGTCGAGGACGTGGTGGCCTCCCAGGGCCTCTGGACGAACGTCCCCGACCTCGACGCGGTCCGAATCCTGATGGACGGGGACCTGCAGGGGCAAGCCCAGACCCGCACCTCGACCGACGACTACGAGGGGAACTTCGTCGCCGAGCGCGAGAACTACCTCACCGTCTGTTCGATGAACCTCGCCTTCCGCCGGGAGGTCATCCCCGCGTTCTACCAGCTCCCGATGGACGAGAACGAGTGGGACGTGGGCCGGTTCGACGACATCTGGAGCGGCCTGTTCCTCAAGCGGGCCTGTGACGTGCTGGACAAGCGGATCATCAACGGGTACCCGCTCTGTGAACACAACAAGGCCCCGCGCTCGACGTTCTCCGACCTGAACAACGAGGTCCCCGGACTGGAACTGAACGAACACGTCTGGGAGATCATCGACGAAGTCGGCGACGACGCCGACTCGTACGCGGGCGTGTTCGCCGCGATGGCCGACGCGATGGCCGAGGGCGACTTCGACTACGAGAACGCCGCGTTCATCAACTACTGCGGCGAGTTCATGCGGGACTGGCTGTCCTGTCTCGAAGGGCTCCGACCCGGCTCGGTCTCGGAACACGCACCCACGTCTGCGGACGACTGA
- a CDS encoding beta-ketoacyl-ACP reductase, translating into MLENQICVVTGASRGIGRGIAEELGRHGATVVVNYRSSEAAAHEVADRIDEAGGEAVPLQADVSDQDEVDAMAERVGELYGSADVLVNNAGITIDKKFENMTKEDWETVMDVNLGGVFNATNAFFEDIKAADEGRLVNISSVVGQQGNYGQANYAATKSGLFGFTRTLALELASTGSTANCVAPGFVETDMLDDVPERVQQKILDRIPLNRFATVDDVAGIVRFLASEDSGYMTGQVMAVNGGMEW; encoded by the coding sequence ATGCTCGAAAACCAGATCTGTGTGGTAACGGGTGCATCACGAGGTATCGGCCGCGGCATCGCCGAGGAGTTGGGACGTCACGGGGCGACCGTCGTCGTCAACTACCGGTCCTCGGAAGCGGCGGCACACGAGGTCGCCGACCGGATCGACGAGGCGGGTGGAGAGGCCGTCCCGTTACAGGCCGACGTTTCGGACCAGGACGAGGTCGACGCCATGGCCGAACGGGTCGGCGAACTGTACGGATCGGCCGACGTGCTGGTCAACAACGCGGGGATCACCATCGACAAGAAGTTCGAGAACATGACCAAGGAGGACTGGGAGACGGTGATGGACGTGAATCTCGGCGGCGTCTTCAACGCGACCAACGCCTTCTTCGAGGACATCAAGGCCGCCGACGAGGGCAGACTCGTCAACATCTCGTCGGTCGTGGGCCAGCAAGGTAACTACGGCCAGGCCAACTACGCCGCGACGAAGTCCGGCCTGTTCGGCTTCACCCGGACGCTGGCGCTCGAACTCGCCTCCACCGGGTCGACCGCCAACTGCGTCGCCCCCGGATTCGTCGAGACCGACATGCTGGACGACGTGCCCGAGCGCGTCCAGCAGAAGATTCTCGACCGGATCCCCCTGAATCGGTTCGCCACGGTCGACGACGTCGCCGGAATCGTCCGGTTTCTCGCCAGCGAGGACTCAGGCTACATGACCGGCCAGGTGATGGCCGTCAACGGCGGCATGGAGTGGTAA